A region from the Camelus ferus isolate YT-003-E chromosome 1, BCGSAC_Cfer_1.0, whole genome shotgun sequence genome encodes:
- the CGGBP1 gene encoding CGG triplet repeat-binding protein 1 — protein MERFVVTAPPARNRSKTALYVTPLDRVTEFGGELHEDGGKLFCTSCNVVLNHVRKSAISDHLKSKTHTKRKAEFEEQNVRKKQRPLTASLQCNSTAQTEKVSVIQDFVKMCLEANIPLEKADHPAVRAFLSRHVKNGGSIPKSDQLRRAYLPDGYENENQLLNSQDC, from the coding sequence ATGGAAAGATTTGTAGTGACAGCACCACCTGCTCGAAACCGTTCTAAGACTGCTTTGTATGTGACTCCCCTGGATCGAGTCACTGAGTTTGGAGGTGAGCTGCACGAAGATGGAGGAAAACTCTTCTGCACTTCTTGCAATGTGGTTCTGAATCACGTTCGCAAGTCTGCTATTAGTGACCACCTCAAGTCAAAGACTCATACCAAGAGGAAGGCAGAATTTGAAGAGCAGAATGTGAGAAAGAAGCAGAGGCCTCTTACTGCATCCCTCCAATGCAACAGTACTGCGCAAACAGAGAAAGTCAGTGTTATCCAGGACTTTGTAAAAATGTGCCTGGAAGCCAACATCCCGCTTGAGAAGGCTGATCACCCAGCAGTCCGAGCTTTCCTGTCTCGCCATGTAAAGAATGGAGGCTCCATACCCAAGTCAGACCAACTGAGGAGAGCATATCTACCTGATGGATATGAGAATGAGAATCAACTCCTTAACTCACAAGATTGTTGA